A part of Paenibacillus sp. sptzw28 genomic DNA contains:
- the ureG gene encoding urease accessory protein UreG translates to MCQGQGHHHHEWKKPAMDRSRPIRIGIGGPVGSGKTALVERMAGSLKDKYSVAVITNDIYTKEDARILAATGVLPEERIIGVETGGCPHTAIREDASMNFEAVDELTSRFSGLDIIFIESGGDNLAAAFSPELVDRFIYIIDVAQGEKIPRKGGPGIMRSDLLVVNKIDLAPYVGASLQVMEEDTKRMRGGRPYVFSNLFGGVGVGQIVGWLEHELAHAHGLEHVHEHKHDTRHSHGHEHNHS, encoded by the coding sequence ATGTGTCAAGGACAAGGTCATCATCATCATGAATGGAAAAAACCGGCTATGGATCGCTCGCGTCCGATTCGAATCGGGATCGGAGGCCCGGTAGGTTCCGGCAAGACGGCGCTGGTCGAACGTATGGCGGGGTCGCTTAAGGATAAATACAGCGTGGCGGTTATCACGAATGACATCTACACAAAGGAAGACGCCCGAATACTGGCGGCTACCGGAGTTCTCCCCGAGGAGCGCATTATCGGCGTAGAGACGGGCGGCTGTCCTCATACGGCGATCCGCGAGGATGCATCGATGAATTTCGAGGCGGTTGACGAGCTGACGAGCAGGTTCAGCGGACTCGATATTATTTTTATAGAAAGCGGCGGGGATAATCTGGCGGCAGCATTCAGCCCCGAGCTGGTCGACCGGTTTATCTACATCATCGACGTGGCTCAGGGGGAGAAAATTCCTCGTAAAGGCGGTCCCGGAATTATGCGTTCCGACCTGCTTGTCGTTAACAAGATTGATCTGGCACCCTATGTAGGCGCCAGTCTTCAAGTCATGGAGGAAGACACCAAACGTATGCGGGGAGGGCGCCCGTATGTGTTTTCCAATCTGTTTGGCGGCGTAGGCGTCGGGCAGATAGTCGGATGGCTGGAGCATGAGCTCGCCCATGCTCACGGACTCGAGCATGTTCATGAGCATAAGCATGATACCCGGCATAGTCATGGACATGAGCACAACCACTCGTAA
- a CDS encoding urease accessory protein UreF, whose amino-acid sequence MNKNSGGKNDIQTGSGGSLVPWLALQQLLDSALPIGGFSHSFGLETLVQEGQLRTSAELEEYANAMLHHSWSTSDAMVVKAVYRDAPAADWERLWAVERLVHVQRIGAETRVGTQKMGRRLHQLAGNVYPQLDWSPVSEALREGRCFATHPLVFGYACLQLGIPLQQAAQGYLYACIVTCVNSALRLMSLGQTEGQMIIARLTPMTAKAWTNVAQLDPEDAYSNMPMAELAMIRHETLYSRLFMS is encoded by the coding sequence TTGAATAAGAATAGCGGCGGCAAAAACGATATTCAAACGGGTTCCGGCGGCAGCCTCGTTCCATGGCTGGCGCTGCAGCAGCTGCTCGATTCGGCGCTGCCGATCGGCGGCTTCTCGCATTCGTTCGGTCTGGAGACGCTCGTACAGGAAGGGCAGCTGCGAACCAGCGCTGAGCTTGAGGAGTATGCGAATGCTATGCTGCACCATAGCTGGTCGACATCCGATGCGATGGTTGTTAAAGCGGTATACCGCGATGCGCCGGCAGCTGATTGGGAGCGACTATGGGCTGTTGAGCGGCTTGTCCATGTGCAGCGTATAGGAGCTGAGACCCGGGTCGGCACACAGAAGATGGGACGACGGCTGCATCAGCTTGCCGGTAATGTCTACCCGCAATTGGACTGGTCTCCGGTATCTGAAGCGCTTCGCGAAGGCAGATGCTTCGCAACGCACCCGCTTGTCTTCGGGTATGCGTGCCTGCAGCTCGGGATACCGCTTCAACAAGCGGCTCAGGGATACTTATACGCCTGCATCGTTACCTGTGTGAACAGTGCGCTGAGGCTGATGTCCTTAGGCCAGACCGAGGGCCAGATGATCATCGCCCGGCTGACGCCTATGACGGCAAAGGCTTGGACAAATGTCGCTCAATTGGATCCGGAAGACGCATACTCGAACATGCCGATGGCGGAGCTCGCCATGATCAGGCACGAAACGTTGTACTCCAGGTTATTTATGTCCTGA
- the ureC gene encoding urease subunit alpha, which translates to MSRMDRSSYAQMFGPTAGDAVRLADTELWAQIEQDFTVYGDECKFGGGKVIRDGMGQSSGALRSEGVLDTLITNAIIIDHWGIVKADIGIRDGAIVGIGKAGNPDIMDGVMPNMIVGASTEVIAGEGKIVTAGGIDSHIHFICPQQIDTALSSGVTTMIGGGTGPATGTNATTCTPGAWHMRRMLEAAEAFPMNLGFTGKGNASFTGPLIEQIEAGAIGLKLHEDWGTTPAAIDICLEAADRFDVQVAIHTDTLNEAGFLEDTLAAFKGRTIHTYHTEGAGGGHAPDIIRAAGELNVLPSSTNPTRPFTINTIEEHLDMLMVCHHLDSSIPEDVAFADSRIRPETIAAEDILHDMGVFSMISSDSQAMGRVGEVIIRTWQTADKMKRQRGPLAPDKADEADNFRIKRYIAKYTINPAITHGISHLVGSIEPGKFADLVIWSPMFFGVKPDLVLKGGTIAYAQMGDPNASIPTPQPVFGRPMFGAFGKAKSNSCITFVSKAAYDRGIAEELGLSKRVEPVRGCRTVTKKDMIHNDATPRIEVDPETYEVKVDGVPATCEPSDVLPMAQRYFLF; encoded by the coding sequence GTGAGCCGAATGGATCGGAGCAGCTATGCGCAAATGTTCGGACCTACCGCAGGCGATGCCGTCCGGCTCGCGGATACCGAGCTTTGGGCGCAAATCGAGCAGGATTTCACTGTCTATGGCGACGAATGCAAATTCGGAGGCGGTAAAGTAATACGCGACGGCATGGGCCAATCCAGCGGCGCTCTGCGGAGCGAAGGAGTACTCGATACGCTCATCACGAATGCGATCATTATCGATCACTGGGGCATCGTCAAAGCCGATATCGGCATCCGGGACGGAGCAATCGTCGGAATCGGCAAAGCGGGCAATCCGGACATTATGGACGGCGTCATGCCGAACATGATTGTGGGTGCAAGCACAGAGGTTATCGCGGGAGAAGGTAAAATCGTTACCGCAGGCGGCATAGACTCGCATATCCACTTTATTTGCCCGCAGCAAATCGATACGGCGCTGTCTTCCGGCGTCACGACAATGATCGGCGGCGGCACCGGGCCGGCTACCGGGACGAATGCGACGACTTGTACGCCGGGTGCTTGGCACATGCGGCGGATGCTTGAGGCGGCGGAAGCTTTCCCGATGAATCTCGGCTTCACGGGAAAAGGGAACGCTTCGTTCACCGGTCCGCTGATCGAGCAGATTGAAGCGGGCGCGATCGGGCTGAAGCTGCATGAGGACTGGGGTACCACCCCGGCGGCTATCGATATTTGCCTCGAAGCGGCCGACCGGTTCGACGTTCAGGTCGCGATTCATACGGATACGCTTAATGAAGCGGGATTCCTTGAAGATACGCTGGCCGCTTTTAAAGGCCGGACTATTCATACGTATCATACGGAAGGAGCGGGAGGCGGCCATGCGCCGGACATTATCCGCGCTGCGGGCGAGCTGAACGTGCTCCCGTCGTCGACGAATCCGACCCGACCCTTCACGATAAATACGATTGAAGAGCATTTGGACATGCTTATGGTTTGCCATCATCTCGACAGCAGTATCCCCGAGGATGTGGCGTTCGCCGATTCGCGGATCCGTCCGGAGACGATTGCCGCTGAAGACATTTTGCACGATATGGGCGTATTCAGCATGATCAGCTCCGACTCCCAGGCAATGGGCCGGGTCGGAGAGGTTATAATCCGGACATGGCAAACGGCGGACAAGATGAAACGCCAACGCGGGCCGCTCGCCCCGGACAAGGCGGATGAAGCGGATAATTTCCGAATCAAGCGATATATTGCGAAATATACGATCAATCCGGCGATTACGCACGGCATTTCGCATCTGGTCGGCTCCATCGAGCCGGGCAAGTTTGCCGATCTTGTCATATGGAGTCCAATGTTTTTCGGCGTAAAGCCGGATCTTGTGCTCAAGGGCGGTACGATCGCTTATGCGCAGATGGGCGACCCCAACGCATCGATTCCCACGCCGCAGCCGGTCTTCGGTCGCCCGATGTTCGGCGCCTTCGGCAAGGCAAAATCGAACAGCTGCATTACTTTTGTGTCGAAAGCGGCTTATGACAGGGGCATCGCAGAAGAGCTTGGCCTCTCCAAACGGGTTGAGCCTGTGCGCGGCTGCCGGACTGTGACGAAGAAAGATATGATTCATAATGACGCGACACCGAGGATCGAAGTCGATCCGGAAACCTATGAAGTTAAGGTGGACGGCGTACCGGCCACTTGCGAGCCTTCGGACGTGCTGCCGATGGCGCAGCGCTACTTCTTGTTTTAA
- a CDS encoding urease subunit beta has translation MIPGQYRIAPGEIELNAGRGTAELIVVNTGDRPVQVGSHFHFFEVNRGLEFDREAAFGMRLDIPAGTAVRFEPGEEKPVQLVELGGLKRSFGLNAITNGPAVRGGMSAEVRERLAAWKGEQT, from the coding sequence ATGATACCTGGACAATACCGCATCGCCCCCGGTGAGATCGAGTTGAACGCCGGACGCGGGACGGCGGAGTTAATAGTGGTTAATACCGGCGACCGGCCGGTTCAGGTCGGATCGCATTTTCATTTTTTTGAAGTTAATCGCGGACTGGAGTTCGACCGCGAAGCGGCTTTCGGCATGCGGCTCGATATACCTGCCGGTACGGCCGTCCGATTTGAACCGGGCGAGGAGAAGCCGGTGCAGCTTGTCGAGCTCGGCGGACTGAAGCGCTCCTTCGGGTTGAACGCGATCACGAACGGTCCTGCAGTTCGCGGCGGGATGTCTGCTGAGGTTCGGGAGCGGCTTGCCGCATGGAAGGGGGAGCAGACGTGA
- a CDS encoding urease subunit gamma yields the protein MQLTEREKEKLLITIAADLARRRLGRGVKLNYPESVALITSEIMEGARDGMTVAQLMEHGTRILSREQVMSGVADMIHEVQVEATFPDGTKLVTIHHPISH from the coding sequence ATGCAGTTGACTGAACGCGAAAAAGAAAAGCTGCTAATCACAATCGCTGCCGATTTGGCGCGAAGGCGGCTGGGCAGAGGGGTTAAGCTTAATTATCCTGAAAGTGTCGCACTCATCACATCGGAGATAATGGAGGGAGCCCGCGACGGGATGACTGTAGCACAGCTGATGGAGCATGGAACCCGCATTCTCTCTCGCGAGCAAGTCATGAGCGGGGTGGCGGATATGATACATGAAGTACAGGTGGAAGCGACATTTCCGGATGGCACTAAGCTCGTAACCATCCATCATCCGATTTCACATTAA
- the ilvD gene encoding dihydroxy-acid dehydratase, translated as MSAKKMRSDMIKRGFDRAPHRSLLRAAGVKEEDFGKPFIAVCNSYIDIIPGHVHLQEFGKLVKEAIREAGGVPFEFNTIGVDDGIAMGHIGMRYSLASREIIADSVETVVNAHWFDGMVCIPNCDKITPGMIMGALRVNIPTMLVSGGPMKAGKTSDGRSISLSSVFEGVGAFQAGKIDEASLTELEQYGCPTCGSCSGMFTANSMNCLAEGLGLALPGNGTILAVAPERKEFVKQAARQLMKIIELDIKPRDIVTIDAIDNAFALDMAMGGSTNTVLHTLAIAHEAGIEYPIERINEVATRVPHLAKIAPASDYHIEDVHNAGGVSAIINELFKKEGALKGDVMTVTGKTLRENVAGCEILDKDVIHPLDNPHSERGGLAVLFGNLAPGGSIIKVGAVDKSVGGYLKGPAICFDSQDDALAGIAGGKIKEGHVVVIRYEGPKGGPGMPEMLAPTSQIVGMGLGAKVGLLTDGRFSGASRGISIGHVSPEAAEGGPIAFVEDGDLIELDLNNRTMNLLISDEEFARRRANWKGFEPKIKTGYLARYSHLVTNASTGGVMKI; from the coding sequence ATGTCGGCTAAAAAAATGCGTTCAGACATGATTAAAAGAGGCTTCGACCGCGCACCGCACCGCAGCTTGCTGCGCGCCGCCGGAGTGAAGGAAGAAGACTTCGGCAAACCGTTTATAGCAGTATGTAACTCTTATATTGATATTATTCCGGGACACGTTCATCTGCAGGAATTCGGAAAGCTTGTAAAAGAAGCGATCCGGGAAGCAGGAGGCGTTCCGTTCGAATTTAACACGATCGGCGTTGACGACGGGATAGCAATGGGCCATATCGGAATGCGCTACTCCCTTGCAAGCCGCGAAATTATAGCCGACTCGGTCGAGACGGTTGTTAATGCGCATTGGTTCGACGGGATGGTCTGTATTCCAAACTGCGACAAGATCACTCCCGGTATGATTATGGGCGCGCTGCGCGTCAACATACCGACGATGCTCGTAAGCGGCGGCCCTATGAAAGCGGGCAAAACGTCGGACGGCCGATCGATCTCGCTATCCAGCGTGTTCGAAGGCGTCGGCGCTTTTCAAGCGGGCAAAATCGATGAAGCCAGCTTGACTGAGCTTGAGCAGTACGGCTGTCCGACCTGCGGTTCCTGCTCCGGTATGTTTACGGCAAACTCGATGAACTGTCTCGCTGAAGGCCTCGGCCTGGCGCTTCCCGGCAACGGCACTATTCTCGCCGTGGCGCCCGAACGCAAAGAATTCGTCAAACAAGCTGCGCGCCAACTGATGAAGATCATTGAGCTGGACATCAAACCGCGGGATATCGTCACGATCGATGCAATCGACAATGCGTTTGCGCTCGATATGGCCATGGGCGGATCCACCAATACCGTTCTTCATACGCTGGCCATCGCGCACGAAGCCGGCATTGAATACCCGATCGAACGAATCAATGAAGTGGCAACACGCGTTCCTCACCTTGCCAAGATTGCGCCGGCTTCCGATTATCATATTGAAGACGTCCACAACGCCGGCGGCGTCAGCGCGATCATCAACGAGCTGTTTAAGAAAGAGGGCGCGCTGAAGGGCGATGTAATGACCGTAACCGGTAAAACGCTCCGCGAAAACGTCGCGGGATGCGAAATCCTGGACAAGGATGTCATCCACCCGCTCGACAATCCGCACAGCGAGCGCGGCGGCCTCGCGGTACTGTTCGGCAACCTGGCTCCAGGGGGATCGATTATCAAGGTCGGCGCGGTAGATAAATCCGTCGGCGGCTACTTGAAAGGACCGGCGATCTGCTTTGATTCTCAGGACGATGCTCTTGCGGGCATTGCAGGCGGCAAGATCAAGGAAGGCCATGTCGTCGTAATCCGCTACGAAGGTCCTAAGGGCGGTCCCGGTATGCCGGAAATGCTCGCACCTACATCGCAAATCGTCGGTATGGGGCTCGGCGCGAAGGTTGGACTTCTGACCGACGGCCGTTTCTCCGGCGCTTCCCGCGGAATCAGCATCGGGCACGTTTCACCCGAAGCAGCTGAAGGCGGTCCGATCGCTTTCGTCGAGGACGGGGATCTGATCGAACTCGATCTTAACAACCGAACGATGAACCTGCTGATCAGCGACGAGGAATTCGCCCGCCGCAGAGCCAATTGGAAGGGCTTTGAACCGAAGATTAAAACCGGCTATCTGGCCCGTTACTCCCACCTGGTTACAAATGCCAGCACAGGCGGCGTCATGAAGATCTAA
- a CDS encoding polysaccharide deacetylase family protein, whose protein sequence is MENFVLWGFYILTFYAFLPGLISRTFGFRVFKRGRADKEIALTFDDGPDPIYTPLLLDLLKRYNAKATFFVVGVHAERHPELLQRMHEEGHVIGIHNYLHKSNWLMRPATVKRQIHRTSEIIKRATGIRSAYYRPPWGIVNLFDFSNLGYLQIILWSTLFGDWRKRVGVKRLQKRLMKKLRPGEVLLLHDCGSTFGADSDAPANMLEALEPFLQEGARRGIQFVNITEMIAITDHNKSLRRSLGLVKRITVACWMGWERLFHVLFRVKSGGADSIFNIRVVPYRGKTLELSDGQTIEDKDHVIELHFDNGMLFKMMTESRSMMHVAIRLIREVEKAMPQLADRIAGAQEEFQRVRGLYGISMINRGAEQFGFSVLEMPQGFFDKMARLYLKLLLRTLHPSGKKRVKEQGGKLSPRIIAMSMDEFWHRYGSGNFPKRDWTTAADYDENLQQAGHTAITHAAYENRNAAGEFTS, encoded by the coding sequence ATGGAGAACTTCGTGCTATGGGGCTTTTATATTCTAACATTTTACGCATTCCTTCCTGGTCTTATCAGCCGAACATTCGGCTTTCGTGTTTTTAAACGGGGGCGAGCCGATAAAGAAATCGCTTTAACTTTCGACGACGGCCCGGATCCGATATATACCCCGCTGCTCCTTGACTTGTTAAAGCGCTACAACGCAAAAGCGACATTCTTCGTCGTTGGCGTCCATGCGGAGCGACACCCGGAGCTTCTTCAAAGAATGCATGAAGAGGGACATGTGATCGGAATTCATAACTATTTGCACAAGTCCAATTGGTTGATGCGTCCCGCTACAGTGAAGCGGCAAATACACCGCACTTCAGAAATCATCAAGCGGGCAACCGGTATTCGTTCGGCCTATTACCGGCCCCCTTGGGGTATAGTCAATTTGTTCGATTTCTCCAATCTTGGTTACCTGCAAATTATTTTATGGTCGACGCTGTTCGGCGATTGGCGGAAAAGAGTCGGCGTAAAGCGGCTGCAGAAGCGTCTGATGAAGAAGCTTCGTCCCGGAGAAGTGCTGCTTCTGCACGACTGCGGCTCGACCTTCGGCGCGGACAGCGATGCGCCGGCAAATATGCTCGAAGCGCTCGAGCCTTTTCTCCAAGAGGGCGCCCGGCGGGGAATCCAGTTCGTGAATATTACCGAAATGATTGCCATAACCGACCATAATAAATCGCTTCGCCGCTCGCTGGGGCTGGTGAAACGGATTACGGTCGCATGCTGGATGGGTTGGGAGCGGCTCTTTCATGTTCTGTTCAGAGTGAAGTCCGGAGGGGCTGATTCCATCTTCAACATCAGAGTCGTTCCCTATAGGGGGAAGACGCTTGAGCTGTCGGACGGACAGACGATCGAGGACAAGGATCACGTAATCGAGCTGCATTTCGACAACGGCATGCTGTTTAAAATGATGACGGAATCGCGTTCGATGATGCACGTTGCCATTCGGCTTATTCGGGAAGTGGAGAAAGCGATGCCGCAGCTGGCCGACCGCATTGCCGGTGCACAGGAAGAATTTCAGCGGGTACGCGGTTTGTACGGCATCAGCATGATTAACAGGGGTGCGGAACAGTTCGGATTCAGCGTACTGGAGATGCCCCAAGGCTTTTTCGACAAAATGGCACGATTATACTTAAAGCTGCTCCTACGCACTCTTCATCCTTCAGGCAAGAAAAGGGTTAAGGAGCAGGGAGGTAAGCTGTCGCCCCGAATTATCGCGATGTCGATGGATGAATTCTGGCATCGTTACGGCTCCGGAAACTTTCCGAAACGGGATTGGACCACTGCCGCCGATTATGATGAAAACCTTCAGCAGGCCGGTCATACAGCTATAACGCATGCAGCCTATGAGAACAGAAATGCCGCCGGGGAATTTACTTCCTGA
- a CDS encoding AI-2E family transporter: protein MLSFYRKYWRTAFDIALIVLTVYLIMFAFSYMYRIATPIFLSFLIFMLIEPPTRWMTRLGMKRSIAAGISVIVFTLVLIGTFVGAGYIMTTQITGLAEKLPYYQQLFIEQFQKNSAQLHNRMEALPPGVLEKVNEVVSYITEWGQGVAAAFLRALGGYLKSVSAFIFNFAIGIILAYFLSLEISEWKKTAHEKTPKTFKNAFYFLRDNVFSGIAAYLKAQGKLISITFAVIFLSLLALGVGNAFSIALLSAVFDVLPLLGVGTVFIPWIIYLFIVGQTSLAIWLTALFLVVVLTRQILEPKITGDTLGVSAFTMLAFMIISLSLFGVAGVILSPILMILLKALYDQRYLHRWIRPPKGEFDQHNEPSRTT from the coding sequence ATGCTTTCCTTTTACCGAAAATATTGGCGGACGGCTTTTGACATCGCATTAATCGTTCTCACCGTCTACTTGATAATGTTTGCTTTCAGCTATATGTACCGCATCGCGACGCCGATCTTTTTATCATTTCTCATCTTCATGCTCATCGAACCGCCAACCAGGTGGATGACCCGTCTTGGTATGAAAAGATCGATCGCGGCCGGAATTTCCGTCATCGTCTTCACACTGGTCCTCATCGGCACATTCGTGGGAGCCGGCTACATCATGACGACGCAGATAACCGGACTGGCCGAGAAGCTTCCATATTATCAACAGCTATTTATCGAGCAGTTCCAGAAAAATTCGGCGCAGCTGCACAATCGGATGGAAGCCCTGCCGCCCGGCGTATTGGAGAAAGTCAACGAAGTAGTAAGCTACATAACGGAATGGGGTCAAGGAGTTGCCGCAGCGTTTCTGCGGGCGTTGGGAGGGTACCTTAAGTCGGTCTCCGCGTTTATTTTCAACTTTGCCATCGGTATCATTTTGGCCTACTTTCTAAGCCTGGAAATATCGGAATGGAAGAAGACGGCGCACGAAAAAACGCCCAAGACGTTCAAGAACGCGTTCTACTTTCTCCGCGATAACGTTTTTTCCGGCATTGCGGCTTATTTAAAGGCACAGGGGAAGCTTATTTCGATCACCTTCGCAGTCATCTTTTTATCGCTTTTGGCGCTTGGTGTGGGCAACGCCTTCTCAATCGCGCTTCTGTCCGCCGTCTTCGATGTCCTTCCCCTGCTTGGGGTTGGCACCGTATTTATTCCGTGGATTATTTACCTGTTCATCGTGGGACAGACATCGCTCGCCATCTGGCTGACCGCATTATTCCTCGTAGTAGTCCTGACCCGGCAGATACTCGAACCGAAGATAACGGGAGACACACTCGGCGTATCGGCCTTTACGATGCTGGCATTTATGATCATATCGCTTTCTCTTTTCGGGGTTGCCGGGGTTATCTTGTCGCCCATCTTGATGATTCTGCTCAAAGCCTTATACGACCAACGCTACTTGCACCGCTGGATACGCCCGCCCAAAGGCGAATTCGATCAGCACAACGAACCTTCGCGCACCACATAG
- a CDS encoding penicillin-binding protein 2 — protein sequence MNGKQRRLGRNRRVFVVMIGMSAVLALIMARLAWLQLMPAAPAASRSVNWKREAVAQRERALVLDTGRGDFVDRSGLALTGDTYKALAVFPVQAEARGASTLDFAKLAAALGVKADKLERWMRELHAPAFWHADGELIPHKLTERQLGMIGTLRVSGVRVLPYRNRYPSSFDTKHVIGYVSQHPELLRKMYGRELAARKMHLHDLIGGAGLERSLDRLLRGSGPTSVSYFTDGSDKPLNGLDMRLTGPHNPYYPLQIVTTLDLPIQNAIENYVDDHGLREGAVVVLDAYTGDIAAMVSRPRMAASSLGAAGTDQANHAIRAVTPGSVFKLVTAAAALEARLTEEREPFECNGDYGRYGLHCWKEGGHGRVTLNEALAKSCNVAFATIAERLSAEQLAVTADKLGIARKVGWSDNKPFKPLGHPLRLLEEEEAGRLFDTFPVRRDGGQLAQTGIGQRDVTMSPLQAANLILTLLHDGRVMEPRLVSEIRYAGGQRMAALPRLYTPSRYGSIAPTTARTLLRGMEAVVKTGTGRSIHEGTWEVAGKSGTAETVRAGAARNNQWFAGFGPIRSPRYTVAVLALNRTPGTPNKATALFRGVMDLLASHVKERGKDLRS from the coding sequence ATGAACGGGAAACAACGTCGATTGGGGAGGAACCGGCGTGTATTTGTCGTTATGATCGGCATGAGCGCCGTGCTTGCGCTCATAATGGCGCGGTTGGCGTGGCTGCAGCTTATGCCTGCGGCGCCGGCCGCCAGCAGGAGTGTCAATTGGAAGAGGGAAGCGGTCGCGCAGCGCGAACGTGCTCTCGTGCTTGATACCGGCCGCGGCGATTTTGTCGACCGCAGCGGTCTTGCTCTAACCGGCGATACCTACAAAGCGTTGGCCGTGTTTCCTGTGCAGGCGGAGGCTCGCGGAGCGAGCACGTTGGACTTTGCCAAGCTTGCCGCCGCCCTTGGCGTTAAAGCCGATAAGCTTGAGCGCTGGATGAGAGAGCTGCATGCGCCTGCGTTCTGGCATGCAGACGGCGAGCTTATACCGCATAAGCTCACCGAGCGGCAGCTTGGCATGATCGGAACGCTGCGCGTGAGCGGGGTAAGAGTGCTCCCGTATCGGAACAGGTATCCGTCATCCTTCGATACCAAGCATGTTATTGGCTATGTCAGCCAGCATCCGGAGCTGCTGCGCAAGATGTATGGCAGGGAGCTCGCTGCACGGAAAATGCATCTGCACGATTTGATCGGAGGTGCGGGACTCGAGCGTTCACTCGACCGGCTGCTGAGAGGAAGCGGTCCGACCTCGGTGTCTTATTTTACAGATGGCTCGGATAAGCCGCTCAATGGGCTCGATATGCGCTTAACCGGACCACACAACCCCTACTATCCGCTGCAAATCGTTACCACTCTGGATTTGCCGATTCAAAATGCGATTGAGAATTATGTGGACGATCACGGGCTTCGCGAAGGAGCCGTAGTCGTGCTGGATGCTTATACCGGCGATATCGCCGCGATGGTATCCCGTCCGAGAATGGCTGCTTCATCGCTGGGCGCGGCCGGTACCGACCAGGCCAATCACGCTATAAGAGCGGTGACGCCGGGCTCCGTCTTTAAGCTTGTAACGGCGGCCGCCGCGCTGGAAGCAAGGCTGACCGAAGAGCGGGAACCGTTCGAGTGTAACGGCGACTATGGGCGATACGGCCTGCACTGCTGGAAGGAGGGAGGGCATGGCCGCGTAACGCTGAACGAAGCATTAGCAAAGTCTTGCAATGTGGCATTCGCCACGATTGCAGAGAGACTTTCGGCTGAGCAGCTTGCGGTCACTGCAGATAAACTCGGGATTGCCCGGAAGGTCGGATGGAGCGATAACAAGCCCTTCAAGCCGCTGGGACATCCGCTCCGCCTACTGGAGGAAGAGGAAGCCGGAAGGTTGTTCGACACGTTTCCAGTCCGCAGAGACGGAGGGCAGCTGGCGCAAACAGGAATCGGCCAGCGCGATGTAACGATGTCGCCCCTGCAGGCGGCGAATTTAATTCTGACGCTGCTGCATGACGGCCGTGTAATGGAGCCGCGCCTGGTCAGTGAGATCCGTTACGCGGGCGGCCAACGCATGGCCGCACTGCCTCGTCTCTACACACCTTCGCGCTACGGGAGTATCGCACCAACTACAGCAAGGACACTGCTCCGGGGTATGGAGGCTGTTGTTAAGACTGGTACAGGGCGTTCGATCCATGAAGGCACCTGGGAGGTTGCAGGCAAATCCGGTACCGCAGAGACCGTGAGAGCCGGCGCTGCGCGGAACAATCAATGGTTTGCGGGCTTCGGCCCTATCCGGTCTCCGCGATACACCGTCGCGGTGCTGGCCCTTAACCGTACGCCGGGCACCCCCAACAAAGCGACGGCGCTGTTTCGCGGTGTGATGGATTTACTAGCTTCCCATGTAAAGGAGCGCGGCAAAGACCTGCGTTCGTAG